The Spodoptera frugiperda isolate SF20-4 chromosome 9, AGI-APGP_CSIRO_Sfru_2.0, whole genome shotgun sequence genome contains a region encoding:
- the LOC118271196 gene encoding uncharacterized protein LOC118271196 isoform X3 encodes MIYIQIQFLLFNYIVVAYAEDYESDDKLYMLVSQDQHQHTPRLEDFFWTGSGDGPPPPPDPPLPAPVQPSTPVVRTTTVLATVYLDSYPPQAVTDKSTGECVLNCGEPGVPGSLEPEIPDDRRQQERHLGIIKSLDAPPARKKHDVHSFAVNKDNNISPVGPQGTNSPFKYLDIDASMVPIDSIVGTTINNDEDTSTKVLDSSREFVYPANIEMFSIDSNTLTLNAEIKATRLNEVESWILATPTVSIRKREVTDREQLEEIREDSIDIPLESEANETMLFKREILKPEQQPPVQVHIQNITESPETGSIQIVYVVLVGGRAVPAAVAARDMRLVRDAEVARELGAVVTTKAEPAYLKTAEGLEGDAGGGVHGTELWALAVGATVAVLLLLVLLALLCLAHRKKTMKSAASIRAYRNELLREAERNQLKQVHEEKDGRLISVVSPSRTRPSSTLLPIYRAASAASSSSTSSGVSEVATAFRRRQKKPHALRMPQKKRVGTTDSLLEAAGLDSSDSGQPSAPPTPTSYLSMPSVNAFPRGNVVEPLSRILEPVSVRHLDIDSPADSPKKSKEASKDVVPRRQMASQLVRLGSIDKDPGVIGPLVWDLHCQRIKDSSKPSSPARSATSGRKEPGASRMRQRFNELMDDAFTLFGSVGSSPNSQDTYTVEEREPKEKGTQNAGVATVPDPSEQLAQARNDNVRLPGSPYTAMDTVRGRSAGPGRAGPSTSTPVQTEGGRPRTSFTRTAAERRVPPPTRAWGQTPPQSLGGRPAVNPALIAAEGRLPAEDPAIPLISAIKTEIQRIKETATKPTTLPK; translated from the exons ATGATTTACATTCAAATTCAGTTTTTGTTATTCAATTACATTGTAGTTGCCTATGCTGAGGATTATGAAAGTGACGATAAAC TATACATGCTGGTATCCCAAGACCAGCATCAGCACACGCCTCGACTGGAAGACTTCTTCTGGACAGGGTCTGGAGATGGACCACCGCCACCACCAGATCCGCCGCTCCCTGCACCAGTGCAGCCATCGACACCAGTCGTACGGACTACTACAGTCCTTGCTACTGTCTACCTCGATTCTTATCCACCACAA GCGGTGACAGACAAATCAACCGGCGAGTGCGTGCTAAATTGTGGCGAGCCCGGCGTACCAGGTAGCTTGGAACCAGAGATCCCCGATGACCGAAG GCAACAAGAGCGTCACCTGGGCATCATCAAATCTCTTGACGCGCCACCTGCTCGAAAGAAACATGATGTCCATTCTTTTGCAGTGAACAAAGACAATAATATTAGTCCAGTAGGCCCACAAGGCACCAACTCACCATTCAAATATCTTGATATTGATGCGTCAATGGTTCCCATAGATTCAATTGTTGGCACGACAATAAACAATGATGAAGATACTAGCACAAAAGTTCTAGATTCTTCCAGAGAATTTGTGTACCCGGCCAATATAGAAATGTTTTCCATTGATTCTAATACATTAACTCTAAATGCTGAGATAAAAGCTACGAGATTGAATGAAGTAGAATCCTGGATACTGGCTACACCAACTGTTTCTATTCGTAAGAGAGAAGTTACTGATAGAGAGCAATTGGAAGAAATAAGAGAAGACTCGATAGATATTCCTCTGGAATCGGAAGCCAATGAGACGATGTTGTTTAAACGTGAGATTTTGAAGCCGGAGCAGCAACCACCagtacaagttcatatacaaaACATTACAGAG TCTCCAGAAACGGGTAGCATTCAGATAGTGTACGTGGTGCTGGTCGGCGGTAGAGCAGTTCCAGCCGCGGTAGCTGCCAGAGACATGCGACTGGTCCGAGACGCTGAAGTGGCTCGAGAATTGGGAGCCGTTGTCACTACTAAAGCTGAGC CAGCGTACCTAAAAACGGCGGAGGGTTTGGAAGGAGACGCGGGTGGTGGCGTGCACGGTACTGAACTGTGGGCACTGGCTGTGGGGGCTACAGTAGCTGTGCTGTTGCTGCTCGTGTTGTTGGCACTCTTGTGTCTGGCTCACAG AAAAAAGACAATGAAATCAGCAGCTTCTATCCGTGCGTACAGAAATGAGCTACTAAGAGAAGCAGAGAGGAACCAGCTGAAACAAGTGCATGAGGAGAAAGATGGAAGG CTGATCAGTGTAGTGTCACCAAGTCGGACGAGACCCAGCAGTACTCTGCTACCGATTTATAGAGCTGCTAGCGCTGCTAGTAG TTCATCGACCTCATCTGGAGTGTCGGAGGTCGCGACAGCATTCCGTCGCCGACAGAAGAAGCCACATGCTCTCAGAATGCCGCAGAAGAAGAGAG TGGGTACAACAGACAGTCTGCTAGAAGCGGCTGGCCTGGACAGTTCCGACAGTGGGCAGCCCTCAGCGCCGCCCACACCCACCTCGTACCTCTCCATGCCTTCCGTCAATGCTTTCCCAAG GGGCAACGTAGTAGAACCTCTCTCCCGTATACTAGAACCGGTATCAGTTCGCCACCTAGACATCGATTCTCCAGCGGATTCCCCAAAGAAGAGCAAGGAAGCCAGTAAAGATGTCGTGCCTCGACGACAGATGGCGTCCCAGTTAGTGCGGCTGGGCAGCATCGACAAGGACCCCGGAGTTATCGGACCTCTCGTCTGGGACCTACATTGTCAGAGGATTAAGGATT CATCTAAGCCATCAAGTCCAGCTCGATCAGCGACATCAGGTCGCAAGGAGCCAGGAGCCTCCCGCATGAGGCAGAGGTTCAACGAGCTGATGGATGATGCCTTCACACTGTTCGGCAGTGTGGGTTCCAGTCCCAATTCTCAAGACACTTATACCGTTGAGGAACGGGAGCCTAAAGAGAAGGGGACACAGAATGCTGGGGTCGCTAcag ttcCAGATCCAAGCGAGCAGTTGGCTCAAGCTCGCAACGACAACGTTCGACTCCCGGGCTCGCCATACACCGCTATGGACACCGTGAGGGGGCGATCAGCAGGACCTGG GCGAGCCGGTCCCAGTACATCGACGCCAGTGCAGACGGAGGGCGGCCGGCCTCGCACGTCGTTCACTCGGACCGCGGCGGAGAGACGCGTGCCCCCACCCACCAGGGCCTGGGGACAAACTCCCCCACAG TCCCTAGGTGGGCGGCCGGCGGTGAACCCGGCGCTTATAGCGGCCGAGGGCAGGCTCCCGGCCGAGGACCCCGCCATACCGCTCATATCTGCCATCAAGACGGAGATACAACGCATCAAGGAGACCGCCACTAAACCTACTACACTGCCAAAATGA
- the LOC118271196 gene encoding uncharacterized protein LOC118271196 isoform X2, producing the protein MIYIQIQFLLFNYIVVAYAEDYESDDKLYMLVSQDQHQHTPRLEDFFWTGSGDGPPPPPDPPLPAPVQPSTPVVRTTTVLATVYLDSYPPQAVTDKSTGECVLNCGEPGVPGSLEPEIPDDRRYWLLTVIQGSTPDSLQLRLARLYQKAFLRQQERHLGIIKSLDAPPARKKHDVHSFAVNKDNNISPVGPQGTNSPFKYLDIDASMVPIDSIVGTTINNDEDTSTKVLDSSREFVYPANIEMFSIDSNTLTLNAEIKATRLNEVESWILATPTVSIRKREVTDREQLEEIREDSIDIPLESEANETMLFKREILKPEQQPPVQVHIQNITESPETGSIQIVYVVLVGGRAVPAAVAARDMRLVRDAEVARELGAVVTTKAEPYLKTAEGLEGDAGGGVHGTELWALAVGATVAVLLLLVLLALLCLAHRKKTMKSAASIRAYRNELLREAERNQLKQVHEEKDGRLISVVSPSRTRPSSTLLPIYRAASAASSSSTSSGVSEVATAFRRRQKKPHALRMPQKKRVGTTDSLLEAAGLDSSDSGQPSAPPTPTSYLSMPSVNAFPRGNVVEPLSRILEPVSVRHLDIDSPADSPKKSKEASKDVVPRRQMASQLVRLGSIDKDPGVIGPLVWDLHCQRIKDSSKPSSPARSATSGRKEPGASRMRQRFNELMDDAFTLFGSVGSSPNSQDTYTVEEREPKEKGTQNAGVATVPDPSEQLAQARNDNVRLPGSPYTAMDTVRGRSAGPGRAGPSTSTPVQTEGGRPRTSFTRTAAERRVPPPTRAWGQTPPQSLGGRPAVNPALIAAEGRLPAEDPAIPLISAIKTEIQRIKETATKPTTLPK; encoded by the exons ATGATTTACATTCAAATTCAGTTTTTGTTATTCAATTACATTGTAGTTGCCTATGCTGAGGATTATGAAAGTGACGATAAAC TATACATGCTGGTATCCCAAGACCAGCATCAGCACACGCCTCGACTGGAAGACTTCTTCTGGACAGGGTCTGGAGATGGACCACCGCCACCACCAGATCCGCCGCTCCCTGCACCAGTGCAGCCATCGACACCAGTCGTACGGACTACTACAGTCCTTGCTACTGTCTACCTCGATTCTTATCCACCACAA GCGGTGACAGACAAATCAACCGGCGAGTGCGTGCTAAATTGTGGCGAGCCCGGCGTACCAGGTAGCTTGGAACCAGAGATCCCCGATGACCGAAGGTACTGGCTCCTCACTGTCATTCAGGGATCCACACCAGATAGCCTGCAATTGAGACTCGCTAGGTTGTACCAGAAAGCCTTCTTGAG GCAACAAGAGCGTCACCTGGGCATCATCAAATCTCTTGACGCGCCACCTGCTCGAAAGAAACATGATGTCCATTCTTTTGCAGTGAACAAAGACAATAATATTAGTCCAGTAGGCCCACAAGGCACCAACTCACCATTCAAATATCTTGATATTGATGCGTCAATGGTTCCCATAGATTCAATTGTTGGCACGACAATAAACAATGATGAAGATACTAGCACAAAAGTTCTAGATTCTTCCAGAGAATTTGTGTACCCGGCCAATATAGAAATGTTTTCCATTGATTCTAATACATTAACTCTAAATGCTGAGATAAAAGCTACGAGATTGAATGAAGTAGAATCCTGGATACTGGCTACACCAACTGTTTCTATTCGTAAGAGAGAAGTTACTGATAGAGAGCAATTGGAAGAAATAAGAGAAGACTCGATAGATATTCCTCTGGAATCGGAAGCCAATGAGACGATGTTGTTTAAACGTGAGATTTTGAAGCCGGAGCAGCAACCACCagtacaagttcatatacaaaACATTACAGAG TCTCCAGAAACGGGTAGCATTCAGATAGTGTACGTGGTGCTGGTCGGCGGTAGAGCAGTTCCAGCCGCGGTAGCTGCCAGAGACATGCGACTGGTCCGAGACGCTGAAGTGGCTCGAGAATTGGGAGCCGTTGTCACTACTAAAGCTGAGC CGTACCTAAAAACGGCGGAGGGTTTGGAAGGAGACGCGGGTGGTGGCGTGCACGGTACTGAACTGTGGGCACTGGCTGTGGGGGCTACAGTAGCTGTGCTGTTGCTGCTCGTGTTGTTGGCACTCTTGTGTCTGGCTCACAG AAAAAAGACAATGAAATCAGCAGCTTCTATCCGTGCGTACAGAAATGAGCTACTAAGAGAAGCAGAGAGGAACCAGCTGAAACAAGTGCATGAGGAGAAAGATGGAAGG CTGATCAGTGTAGTGTCACCAAGTCGGACGAGACCCAGCAGTACTCTGCTACCGATTTATAGAGCTGCTAGCGCTGCTAGTAG TTCATCGACCTCATCTGGAGTGTCGGAGGTCGCGACAGCATTCCGTCGCCGACAGAAGAAGCCACATGCTCTCAGAATGCCGCAGAAGAAGAGAG TGGGTACAACAGACAGTCTGCTAGAAGCGGCTGGCCTGGACAGTTCCGACAGTGGGCAGCCCTCAGCGCCGCCCACACCCACCTCGTACCTCTCCATGCCTTCCGTCAATGCTTTCCCAAG GGGCAACGTAGTAGAACCTCTCTCCCGTATACTAGAACCGGTATCAGTTCGCCACCTAGACATCGATTCTCCAGCGGATTCCCCAAAGAAGAGCAAGGAAGCCAGTAAAGATGTCGTGCCTCGACGACAGATGGCGTCCCAGTTAGTGCGGCTGGGCAGCATCGACAAGGACCCCGGAGTTATCGGACCTCTCGTCTGGGACCTACATTGTCAGAGGATTAAGGATT CATCTAAGCCATCAAGTCCAGCTCGATCAGCGACATCAGGTCGCAAGGAGCCAGGAGCCTCCCGCATGAGGCAGAGGTTCAACGAGCTGATGGATGATGCCTTCACACTGTTCGGCAGTGTGGGTTCCAGTCCCAATTCTCAAGACACTTATACCGTTGAGGAACGGGAGCCTAAAGAGAAGGGGACACAGAATGCTGGGGTCGCTAcag ttcCAGATCCAAGCGAGCAGTTGGCTCAAGCTCGCAACGACAACGTTCGACTCCCGGGCTCGCCATACACCGCTATGGACACCGTGAGGGGGCGATCAGCAGGACCTGG GCGAGCCGGTCCCAGTACATCGACGCCAGTGCAGACGGAGGGCGGCCGGCCTCGCACGTCGTTCACTCGGACCGCGGCGGAGAGACGCGTGCCCCCACCCACCAGGGCCTGGGGACAAACTCCCCCACAG TCCCTAGGTGGGCGGCCGGCGGTGAACCCGGCGCTTATAGCGGCCGAGGGCAGGCTCCCGGCCGAGGACCCCGCCATACCGCTCATATCTGCCATCAAGACGGAGATACAACGCATCAAGGAGACCGCCACTAAACCTACTACACTGCCAAAATGA
- the LOC118271196 gene encoding uncharacterized protein LOC118271196 isoform X5 produces the protein MIYIQIQFLLFNYIVVAYAEDYESDDKLYMLVSQDQHQHTPRLEDFFWTGSGDGPPPPPDPPLPAPVQPSTPVVRTTTVLATVYLDSYPPQAVTDKSTGECVLNCGEPGVPGSLEPEIPDDRRYWLLTVIQGSTPDSLQLRLARLYQKAFLRQQERHLGIIKSLDAPPARKKHDVHSFAVNKDNNISPVGPQGTNSPFKYLDIDASMVPIDSIVGTTINNDEDTSTKVLDSSREFVYPANIEMFSIDSNTLTLNAEIKATRLNEVESWILATPTVSIRKREVTDREQLEEIREDSIDIPLESEANETMLFKREILKPEQQPPVQVHIQNITESPETGSIQIVYVVLVGGRAVPAAVAARDMRLVRDAEVARELGAVVTTKAEPAYLKTAEGLEGDAGGGVHGTELWALAVGATVAVLLLLVLLALLCLAHRKKTMKSAASIRAYRNELLREAERNQLKQVHEEKDGRLISVVSPSRTRPSSTLLPIYRAASAASSSSTSSGVSEVATAFRRRQKKPHALRMPQKKRVGTTDSLLEAAGLDSSDSGQPSAPPTPTSYLSMPSVNAFPRGNVVEPLSRILEPVSVRHLDIDSPADSPKKSKEASKDVVPRRQMASQLVRLGSIDKDPGVIGPLVWDLHCQRIKDSSKPSSPARSATSGRKEPGASRMRQRFNELMDDAFTLFGSVGSSPNSQDTYTVEEREPKEKGTQNAGVATVPDPSEQLAQARNDNVRLPGSPYTAMDTVRGRSAGPGRAGPSTSTPVQTEGGRPRTSFTRTAAERRVPPPTRAWGQTPPQVGGRR, from the exons ATGATTTACATTCAAATTCAGTTTTTGTTATTCAATTACATTGTAGTTGCCTATGCTGAGGATTATGAAAGTGACGATAAAC TATACATGCTGGTATCCCAAGACCAGCATCAGCACACGCCTCGACTGGAAGACTTCTTCTGGACAGGGTCTGGAGATGGACCACCGCCACCACCAGATCCGCCGCTCCCTGCACCAGTGCAGCCATCGACACCAGTCGTACGGACTACTACAGTCCTTGCTACTGTCTACCTCGATTCTTATCCACCACAA GCGGTGACAGACAAATCAACCGGCGAGTGCGTGCTAAATTGTGGCGAGCCCGGCGTACCAGGTAGCTTGGAACCAGAGATCCCCGATGACCGAAGGTACTGGCTCCTCACTGTCATTCAGGGATCCACACCAGATAGCCTGCAATTGAGACTCGCTAGGTTGTACCAGAAAGCCTTCTTGAG GCAACAAGAGCGTCACCTGGGCATCATCAAATCTCTTGACGCGCCACCTGCTCGAAAGAAACATGATGTCCATTCTTTTGCAGTGAACAAAGACAATAATATTAGTCCAGTAGGCCCACAAGGCACCAACTCACCATTCAAATATCTTGATATTGATGCGTCAATGGTTCCCATAGATTCAATTGTTGGCACGACAATAAACAATGATGAAGATACTAGCACAAAAGTTCTAGATTCTTCCAGAGAATTTGTGTACCCGGCCAATATAGAAATGTTTTCCATTGATTCTAATACATTAACTCTAAATGCTGAGATAAAAGCTACGAGATTGAATGAAGTAGAATCCTGGATACTGGCTACACCAACTGTTTCTATTCGTAAGAGAGAAGTTACTGATAGAGAGCAATTGGAAGAAATAAGAGAAGACTCGATAGATATTCCTCTGGAATCGGAAGCCAATGAGACGATGTTGTTTAAACGTGAGATTTTGAAGCCGGAGCAGCAACCACCagtacaagttcatatacaaaACATTACAGAG TCTCCAGAAACGGGTAGCATTCAGATAGTGTACGTGGTGCTGGTCGGCGGTAGAGCAGTTCCAGCCGCGGTAGCTGCCAGAGACATGCGACTGGTCCGAGACGCTGAAGTGGCTCGAGAATTGGGAGCCGTTGTCACTACTAAAGCTGAGC CAGCGTACCTAAAAACGGCGGAGGGTTTGGAAGGAGACGCGGGTGGTGGCGTGCACGGTACTGAACTGTGGGCACTGGCTGTGGGGGCTACAGTAGCTGTGCTGTTGCTGCTCGTGTTGTTGGCACTCTTGTGTCTGGCTCACAG AAAAAAGACAATGAAATCAGCAGCTTCTATCCGTGCGTACAGAAATGAGCTACTAAGAGAAGCAGAGAGGAACCAGCTGAAACAAGTGCATGAGGAGAAAGATGGAAGG CTGATCAGTGTAGTGTCACCAAGTCGGACGAGACCCAGCAGTACTCTGCTACCGATTTATAGAGCTGCTAGCGCTGCTAGTAG TTCATCGACCTCATCTGGAGTGTCGGAGGTCGCGACAGCATTCCGTCGCCGACAGAAGAAGCCACATGCTCTCAGAATGCCGCAGAAGAAGAGAG TGGGTACAACAGACAGTCTGCTAGAAGCGGCTGGCCTGGACAGTTCCGACAGTGGGCAGCCCTCAGCGCCGCCCACACCCACCTCGTACCTCTCCATGCCTTCCGTCAATGCTTTCCCAAG GGGCAACGTAGTAGAACCTCTCTCCCGTATACTAGAACCGGTATCAGTTCGCCACCTAGACATCGATTCTCCAGCGGATTCCCCAAAGAAGAGCAAGGAAGCCAGTAAAGATGTCGTGCCTCGACGACAGATGGCGTCCCAGTTAGTGCGGCTGGGCAGCATCGACAAGGACCCCGGAGTTATCGGACCTCTCGTCTGGGACCTACATTGTCAGAGGATTAAGGATT CATCTAAGCCATCAAGTCCAGCTCGATCAGCGACATCAGGTCGCAAGGAGCCAGGAGCCTCCCGCATGAGGCAGAGGTTCAACGAGCTGATGGATGATGCCTTCACACTGTTCGGCAGTGTGGGTTCCAGTCCCAATTCTCAAGACACTTATACCGTTGAGGAACGGGAGCCTAAAGAGAAGGGGACACAGAATGCTGGGGTCGCTAcag ttcCAGATCCAAGCGAGCAGTTGGCTCAAGCTCGCAACGACAACGTTCGACTCCCGGGCTCGCCATACACCGCTATGGACACCGTGAGGGGGCGATCAGCAGGACCTGG GCGAGCCGGTCCCAGTACATCGACGCCAGTGCAGACGGAGGGCGGCCGGCCTCGCACGTCGTTCACTCGGACCGCGGCGGAGAGACGCGTGCCCCCACCCACCAGGGCCTGGGGACAAACTCCCCCACAG GTGGGCGGCCGGCGGTGA
- the LOC118271196 gene encoding uncharacterized protein LOC118271196 isoform X1, protein MIYIQIQFLLFNYIVVAYAEDYESDDKLYMLVSQDQHQHTPRLEDFFWTGSGDGPPPPPDPPLPAPVQPSTPVVRTTTVLATVYLDSYPPQAVTDKSTGECVLNCGEPGVPGSLEPEIPDDRRYWLLTVIQGSTPDSLQLRLARLYQKAFLRQQERHLGIIKSLDAPPARKKHDVHSFAVNKDNNISPVGPQGTNSPFKYLDIDASMVPIDSIVGTTINNDEDTSTKVLDSSREFVYPANIEMFSIDSNTLTLNAEIKATRLNEVESWILATPTVSIRKREVTDREQLEEIREDSIDIPLESEANETMLFKREILKPEQQPPVQVHIQNITESPETGSIQIVYVVLVGGRAVPAAVAARDMRLVRDAEVARELGAVVTTKAEPAYLKTAEGLEGDAGGGVHGTELWALAVGATVAVLLLLVLLALLCLAHRKKTMKSAASIRAYRNELLREAERNQLKQVHEEKDGRLISVVSPSRTRPSSTLLPIYRAASAASSSSTSSGVSEVATAFRRRQKKPHALRMPQKKRVGTTDSLLEAAGLDSSDSGQPSAPPTPTSYLSMPSVNAFPRGNVVEPLSRILEPVSVRHLDIDSPADSPKKSKEASKDVVPRRQMASQLVRLGSIDKDPGVIGPLVWDLHCQRIKDSSKPSSPARSATSGRKEPGASRMRQRFNELMDDAFTLFGSVGSSPNSQDTYTVEEREPKEKGTQNAGVATVPDPSEQLAQARNDNVRLPGSPYTAMDTVRGRSAGPGRAGPSTSTPVQTEGGRPRTSFTRTAAERRVPPPTRAWGQTPPQSLGGRPAVNPALIAAEGRLPAEDPAIPLISAIKTEIQRIKETATKPTTLPK, encoded by the exons ATGATTTACATTCAAATTCAGTTTTTGTTATTCAATTACATTGTAGTTGCCTATGCTGAGGATTATGAAAGTGACGATAAAC TATACATGCTGGTATCCCAAGACCAGCATCAGCACACGCCTCGACTGGAAGACTTCTTCTGGACAGGGTCTGGAGATGGACCACCGCCACCACCAGATCCGCCGCTCCCTGCACCAGTGCAGCCATCGACACCAGTCGTACGGACTACTACAGTCCTTGCTACTGTCTACCTCGATTCTTATCCACCACAA GCGGTGACAGACAAATCAACCGGCGAGTGCGTGCTAAATTGTGGCGAGCCCGGCGTACCAGGTAGCTTGGAACCAGAGATCCCCGATGACCGAAGGTACTGGCTCCTCACTGTCATTCAGGGATCCACACCAGATAGCCTGCAATTGAGACTCGCTAGGTTGTACCAGAAAGCCTTCTTGAG GCAACAAGAGCGTCACCTGGGCATCATCAAATCTCTTGACGCGCCACCTGCTCGAAAGAAACATGATGTCCATTCTTTTGCAGTGAACAAAGACAATAATATTAGTCCAGTAGGCCCACAAGGCACCAACTCACCATTCAAATATCTTGATATTGATGCGTCAATGGTTCCCATAGATTCAATTGTTGGCACGACAATAAACAATGATGAAGATACTAGCACAAAAGTTCTAGATTCTTCCAGAGAATTTGTGTACCCGGCCAATATAGAAATGTTTTCCATTGATTCTAATACATTAACTCTAAATGCTGAGATAAAAGCTACGAGATTGAATGAAGTAGAATCCTGGATACTGGCTACACCAACTGTTTCTATTCGTAAGAGAGAAGTTACTGATAGAGAGCAATTGGAAGAAATAAGAGAAGACTCGATAGATATTCCTCTGGAATCGGAAGCCAATGAGACGATGTTGTTTAAACGTGAGATTTTGAAGCCGGAGCAGCAACCACCagtacaagttcatatacaaaACATTACAGAG TCTCCAGAAACGGGTAGCATTCAGATAGTGTACGTGGTGCTGGTCGGCGGTAGAGCAGTTCCAGCCGCGGTAGCTGCCAGAGACATGCGACTGGTCCGAGACGCTGAAGTGGCTCGAGAATTGGGAGCCGTTGTCACTACTAAAGCTGAGC CAGCGTACCTAAAAACGGCGGAGGGTTTGGAAGGAGACGCGGGTGGTGGCGTGCACGGTACTGAACTGTGGGCACTGGCTGTGGGGGCTACAGTAGCTGTGCTGTTGCTGCTCGTGTTGTTGGCACTCTTGTGTCTGGCTCACAG AAAAAAGACAATGAAATCAGCAGCTTCTATCCGTGCGTACAGAAATGAGCTACTAAGAGAAGCAGAGAGGAACCAGCTGAAACAAGTGCATGAGGAGAAAGATGGAAGG CTGATCAGTGTAGTGTCACCAAGTCGGACGAGACCCAGCAGTACTCTGCTACCGATTTATAGAGCTGCTAGCGCTGCTAGTAG TTCATCGACCTCATCTGGAGTGTCGGAGGTCGCGACAGCATTCCGTCGCCGACAGAAGAAGCCACATGCTCTCAGAATGCCGCAGAAGAAGAGAG TGGGTACAACAGACAGTCTGCTAGAAGCGGCTGGCCTGGACAGTTCCGACAGTGGGCAGCCCTCAGCGCCGCCCACACCCACCTCGTACCTCTCCATGCCTTCCGTCAATGCTTTCCCAAG GGGCAACGTAGTAGAACCTCTCTCCCGTATACTAGAACCGGTATCAGTTCGCCACCTAGACATCGATTCTCCAGCGGATTCCCCAAAGAAGAGCAAGGAAGCCAGTAAAGATGTCGTGCCTCGACGACAGATGGCGTCCCAGTTAGTGCGGCTGGGCAGCATCGACAAGGACCCCGGAGTTATCGGACCTCTCGTCTGGGACCTACATTGTCAGAGGATTAAGGATT CATCTAAGCCATCAAGTCCAGCTCGATCAGCGACATCAGGTCGCAAGGAGCCAGGAGCCTCCCGCATGAGGCAGAGGTTCAACGAGCTGATGGATGATGCCTTCACACTGTTCGGCAGTGTGGGTTCCAGTCCCAATTCTCAAGACACTTATACCGTTGAGGAACGGGAGCCTAAAGAGAAGGGGACACAGAATGCTGGGGTCGCTAcag ttcCAGATCCAAGCGAGCAGTTGGCTCAAGCTCGCAACGACAACGTTCGACTCCCGGGCTCGCCATACACCGCTATGGACACCGTGAGGGGGCGATCAGCAGGACCTGG GCGAGCCGGTCCCAGTACATCGACGCCAGTGCAGACGGAGGGCGGCCGGCCTCGCACGTCGTTCACTCGGACCGCGGCGGAGAGACGCGTGCCCCCACCCACCAGGGCCTGGGGACAAACTCCCCCACAG TCCCTAGGTGGGCGGCCGGCGGTGAACCCGGCGCTTATAGCGGCCGAGGGCAGGCTCCCGGCCGAGGACCCCGCCATACCGCTCATATCTGCCATCAAGACGGAGATACAACGCATCAAGGAGACCGCCACTAAACCTACTACACTGCCAAAATGA